A single Eulemur rufifrons isolate Redbay chromosome 9, OSU_ERuf_1, whole genome shotgun sequence DNA region contains:
- the LLGL1 gene encoding lethal(2) giant larvae protein homolog 1 isoform X3 → MMKFRFRRQGADPQREKLKQELFAFNKTVEHGFPNQPSALAFDPELRIMAIGTRSGAVKIYGAPGVEFTGLHRDAATVTQMHFLPGQGRLLTLLDDSSLHLWEIIHHNGCAHLEEALSFQLPGRPGFDGASAPPSLTRVTVVLLVAAGDMAALGTEGGSVFFLDVTTLTLLEGQTLGPDEVLRSLPDDYRCGKALGPVESLQGHLRDPTKILIGYSRGLLVIWNQAARCVDHVFLGNQQLESLCWGRDGSTVTSSHSDGSYAVWSADVGSSPALQPTVATTPYGPFPCKAINKILWRNCESGGHFIIFSGGMPRASYGDRHCVSVLRAEVLVTLDFTSRIIDFFTVHSTRPEDEFDDPQALAVLLEEELVVLDLQTPGWPAVPAPYLAPLHSSAITCSAHVANVPAKLWARIVSAGEQQSPQPASSASSWPITGGRNLAQEPSQRGLLLTGHEDGTVRFWDASGVALRPLYKLSTAGLFQTDCEHADSLAQAAEDDWPPFRKVGCFDPYSDDPRLGVQKVSLCKYTAQMVVAGTAGQVLVLELSDVPSEHAVSVASVDLLQDREGFTWKGHERLSPRAGLLPWAAGFQPRVLVQCLPPAAVTAVTLHTEWGLVAFGTSHGFGLFDYQRKSPVLARCTLHPNDSLAMEGPLSRVKSLKKSLRQSFRRIRKSRVSGKKRAANANSKLQEANAQLAEQACPHDVEMTPVQRRIEPRSADDSLSGVVRCLYFADTFLRDAAHHGPTMWAGTNSGSVFAYALEVPVAAAAGSEKRPEGAVEAVLGKEVQLMHRAPVVAIAVLDGRGRPLPEPYEASRDLAQAPDMQGGHAVLIASEEQFKVFTLPKVSAKTKFKLTAHEGCRVRKVALATFASVACEDYAETCLACLTNLGDVHVFSVPGLRPQVHYSCIRKEDISGIASCVFTRHGQGFYLISPSEFERFSLSARNITEPLCSLDISWPRNATRASYRLRESPKLSQANGTPSIILAPQSCDGSPDPAHSKGTDTSEPLEAVLSPMSVDSATSADTTLDTTGDVTVEDVKDFLSSSSEESEKNLRNLAEDEARACAILIK, encoded by the exons CTATGGTGCACCCGGGGTGGAGTTCACAGGCCTGCACCGTGACGCAGCCACTGTCACACAGATGCATTTCCTGCCCGGCCAG GGCCGCCTCCTGACCCTGCTGGATGACAGCAGCCTGCATCTCTGGGAGATCATCCACCATAACGGCTGCGCCCACCTGGAGGAAGCACTCAGTTTCCAGCTGCCCGGCCGGCCTGGCTTTGACGGTGCCAG TGCCCCGCCTAGCCTCACGCGCGTCACTGTGGTCCTGCTGGTGGCTGCTGGTGACATGGCAGCCCTGGGCACTGAGGGAGGCAGTGTCTTCTTCCTGGACGTTACCACCCTGACGCTGCTTGAGGGGCAGACCCTCGGTCCAGACGAGGTTCTGCGCAG CTTGCCAGACGACTACCGGTGTGGAAAGGCGCTGGGCCCCGTGGAGTCACTCCAGGGACACCTGCGGGACCCCACCAAGATTCTCATTGGCTACAGCCGGGGCCTGCTGGTCATCTGGAACCAGGCTGCGCGGTGTGTAGACCATGTCTTCCTAGGGAACCAG CAGCTGGAGAGCCTGTGTTGGGGCCGCGATGGCAGTACTGTCACCAGTTCGCACAGTGATGGCAGCTATGCTGTCTGGTCTGCAGACGTTGGCAGCTCCCCGGCACTGCAGCCCACGGTAGCCACCACCCCCTACG GCCCCTTTCCCTGCAAGGCCATCAACAAGATTCTGTGGCGGAACTGTGAATCCGG GGGCCACTTTATCATCTTCAGTGGTGGCATGCCCCGTGCCAGCTATGGTGACCGCCACTGTGTGAGTGTGCTGCGAGCCGAGGTGCTGGTGACGCTCGATTTCACTTCCCGCATCATCGACTTCTTCACAGTGCACAGCACGCGGCCTGAGGATG AATTCGATGATCCCCAGGCCTTGGCTGTGCTGCTTGAAGAGGAACTGGTGGTGCTTGACCTTCAGACGCCCGGCTGGCCGGCTGTGCCTGCCCCGTACCTGGCCCCGCTGCACTCGTCTGCTATCACCTGCTCGGCCCATGTTGCCAACGTCCCTGCCAAGCTGTGGGCCCGCATTGTGAGCGCCGGCGAGCAGCAGAGCCCCCAGCCTGCCTCCAGTGCCTCG AGTTGGCCCATCACTGGGGGCCGGAACCTGGCTCAGGAGCCATCACAGCGAGGGCTGCTGCTGACTGG ccaTGAGGACGGTACTGTGCGGTTCTGGGACGCCTCAGGCGTGGCACTGCGGCCACTCTACAAGCTGAGCACGGCTGGCCTCTTCCAGACTGACTGTGAGCATGCTGACAGCCTGGCCCAGGCTGCCGAGGATGACTGGCCGCCCTTCCGCAAG GTGGGTTGTTTTGACCCCTACAGTGATGATCCCCGGCTCGGTGTGCAGAAGGTCTCGCTCTGCAAGTACACGGCCCAGATGGTGGTGGCTGGCACTGCAGGCCAG GTGTTGGTGCTGGAGCTCAGCGATGTGCCCTCGGAGCACGCGGTCAGCGTGGCCAGCGTGGACCTCCTCCAGGACCGCGAGGGCTTCACGTGGAAGGGCCACGAGAGGCTGAGTCCACGCGCGGGACTGCTGCCTTGGGCTGCTGGCTTCCAGCCCCGTGTGCTGGTGCAGTGCCTGCCGCCAGCCGCTGTCACTGCTGTCACGCTTCACACCGAGTGGGGCCTTGTGGCCTTTGGCACCAGTCATGGCTTTGGCCTCTTCGACTACCAGCGCAAGAGCCCTGTGCTGGCCAG GTGCACTCTTCACCCCAACGACTCCCTGGCCATGGAGGGGCCGCTCTCCCGGGTGAAGTCGCTCAAGAAGTCGCTGCGCCAGTCTTTCCGGCGCATCCGCAAGAGCCGTGTCTCTGGCAAGAAGCGGGCTGCTAACGCCAACAGCAAG TTGCAGGAGGCCAACGCGCAGCTGGCCGAACAAGCCTGCCCCCATGACGTGGAGATGACACCCGTACAGCGCCGCATCGAGCCCCGCTCTGCCGATGACTCCCTCTCGGGCGTAGTGCGCTGCCTCTACTTTGCTGACACGTTCCTTCGAGATG CTGCCCACCACGGGCCCACCATGTGGGCAGGCACCAACTCAGGCTCCGTGTTTGCCTACGCGCTGGAGGTGCCGGTGGCAGCAGCGGCAGGCAGCGAGAAGCGGCCCGAGGGGGCGGTGGAGGCCGTGCTGGGCAAGGAGGTGCAGCTGATGCACCGGGCGCCTGTGGTGGCCATTGCCGTGCTGGACGGGCGCGGCCGCCCGCTGCCCGAGCCCTATGAAGCCTCGCGGGACTTGGCGCAGGCACCTGACATGCAGGGCGGTCACGCTGTGCTCATCGCATCTGAGGAGCAGTTCAAG GTGTTCACACTGCCCAAGGTGAGCGCCAAGACCAAGTTCAAGCTGACAGCCCATGAAGGCTGTCGAGTACGCAAGGTGGCACTGGCCACGTTTGCCAGTGTGGCCTGCGAGGACTATGCTGAGACCTGCCTGGCCTGCCTCACCAACCTGGGTGACGTTCACGTCTTCTCGGTGCCTGGCCTGCGGCCCCAAGTGCACTACTCCTGTATCCGGAAGGAGGACATCAGTGGCATCGCCTCGTGTGTCTTCACGCGCCACGGCCAGG GCTTTTACCTGATTTCCCCGTCAGAATTTGAACGCTTCTCCCTAAGTGCCCGGAACATCACAGAGCCACTCTGTTCTTTGGACATCAGCTGGCCCCGCAATGCCACCCGGGCCAG CTACAGGCTCCGAGAGTCACCCAAGCTGAGCCAGGCTAACGGGACCCCGAGCATCATCCTGGCCCCACAGAGCTGCGACGGGAGCCCAGATCCAGCCCACAGCAAGGGAACCG ACACCTCAGAGCCACTGGAGGCCGTGCTTTCACCCATGTCCGTCGACTCGGCCACCAGTGCCGACACCACGCTGGACACAACAGGGGACGTCACGGTGGAGGATGTGAAGGATTTCCTGAG CAGCTCTTCCGAGGAATCGGAGAAGAATCTGAGGAACCTGGCGGAAGACGAGGCCCGGGCCTGCGCCATCCTGATCAAATGA
- the LLGL1 gene encoding lethal(2) giant larvae protein homolog 1 isoform X1, producing MMKFRFRRQGADPQREKLKQELFAFNKTVEHGFPNQPSALAFDPELRIMAIGTRSGAVKIYGAPGVEFTGLHRDAATVTQMHFLPGQGRLLTLLDDSSLHLWEIIHHNGCAHLEEALSFQLPGRPGFDGASAPPSLTRVTVVLLVAAGDMAALGTEGGSVFFLDVTTLTLLEGQTLGPDEVLRSLPDDYRCGKALGPVESLQGHLRDPTKILIGYSRGLLVIWNQAARCVDHVFLGNQQLESLCWGRDGSTVTSSHSDGSYAVWSADVGSSPALQPTVATTPYGPFPCKAINKILWRNCESGGHFIIFSGGMPRASYGDRHCVSVLRAEVLVTLDFTSRIIDFFTVHSTRPEDEFDDPQALAVLLEEELVVLDLQTPGWPAVPAPYLAPLHSSAITCSAHVANVPAKLWARIVSAGEQQSPQPASSASSWPITGGRNLAQEPSQRGLLLTGHEDGTVRFWDASGVALRPLYKLSTAGLFQTDCEHADSLAQAAEDDWPPFRKVGCFDPYSDDPRLGVQKVSLCKYTAQMVVAGTAGQVLVLELSDVPSEHAVSVASVDLLQDREGFTWKGHERLSPRAGLLPWAAGFQPRVLVQCLPPAAVTAVTLHTEWGLVAFGTSHGFGLFDYQRKSPVLARCTLHPNDSLAMEGPLSRVKSLKKSLRQSFRRIRKSRVSGKKRAANANSKLQEANAQLAEQACPHDVEMTPVQRRIEPRSADDSLSGVVRCLYFADTFLRDELCLAAAHHGPTMWAGTNSGSVFAYALEVPVAAAAGSEKRPEGAVEAVLGKEVQLMHRAPVVAIAVLDGRGRPLPEPYEASRDLAQAPDMQGGHAVLIASEEQFKVFTLPKVSAKTKFKLTAHEGCRVRKVALATFASVACEDYAETCLACLTNLGDVHVFSVPGLRPQVHYSCIRKEDISGIASCVFTRHGQGFYLISPSEFERFSLSARNITEPLCSLDISWPRNATRASYRLRESPKLSQANGTPSIILAPQSCDGSPDPAHSKGTDTSEPLEAVLSPMSVDSATSADTTLDTTGDVTVEDVKDFLSSSSEESEKNLRNLAEDEARACAILIK from the exons CTATGGTGCACCCGGGGTGGAGTTCACAGGCCTGCACCGTGACGCAGCCACTGTCACACAGATGCATTTCCTGCCCGGCCAG GGCCGCCTCCTGACCCTGCTGGATGACAGCAGCCTGCATCTCTGGGAGATCATCCACCATAACGGCTGCGCCCACCTGGAGGAAGCACTCAGTTTCCAGCTGCCCGGCCGGCCTGGCTTTGACGGTGCCAG TGCCCCGCCTAGCCTCACGCGCGTCACTGTGGTCCTGCTGGTGGCTGCTGGTGACATGGCAGCCCTGGGCACTGAGGGAGGCAGTGTCTTCTTCCTGGACGTTACCACCCTGACGCTGCTTGAGGGGCAGACCCTCGGTCCAGACGAGGTTCTGCGCAG CTTGCCAGACGACTACCGGTGTGGAAAGGCGCTGGGCCCCGTGGAGTCACTCCAGGGACACCTGCGGGACCCCACCAAGATTCTCATTGGCTACAGCCGGGGCCTGCTGGTCATCTGGAACCAGGCTGCGCGGTGTGTAGACCATGTCTTCCTAGGGAACCAG CAGCTGGAGAGCCTGTGTTGGGGCCGCGATGGCAGTACTGTCACCAGTTCGCACAGTGATGGCAGCTATGCTGTCTGGTCTGCAGACGTTGGCAGCTCCCCGGCACTGCAGCCCACGGTAGCCACCACCCCCTACG GCCCCTTTCCCTGCAAGGCCATCAACAAGATTCTGTGGCGGAACTGTGAATCCGG GGGCCACTTTATCATCTTCAGTGGTGGCATGCCCCGTGCCAGCTATGGTGACCGCCACTGTGTGAGTGTGCTGCGAGCCGAGGTGCTGGTGACGCTCGATTTCACTTCCCGCATCATCGACTTCTTCACAGTGCACAGCACGCGGCCTGAGGATG AATTCGATGATCCCCAGGCCTTGGCTGTGCTGCTTGAAGAGGAACTGGTGGTGCTTGACCTTCAGACGCCCGGCTGGCCGGCTGTGCCTGCCCCGTACCTGGCCCCGCTGCACTCGTCTGCTATCACCTGCTCGGCCCATGTTGCCAACGTCCCTGCCAAGCTGTGGGCCCGCATTGTGAGCGCCGGCGAGCAGCAGAGCCCCCAGCCTGCCTCCAGTGCCTCG AGTTGGCCCATCACTGGGGGCCGGAACCTGGCTCAGGAGCCATCACAGCGAGGGCTGCTGCTGACTGG ccaTGAGGACGGTACTGTGCGGTTCTGGGACGCCTCAGGCGTGGCACTGCGGCCACTCTACAAGCTGAGCACGGCTGGCCTCTTCCAGACTGACTGTGAGCATGCTGACAGCCTGGCCCAGGCTGCCGAGGATGACTGGCCGCCCTTCCGCAAG GTGGGTTGTTTTGACCCCTACAGTGATGATCCCCGGCTCGGTGTGCAGAAGGTCTCGCTCTGCAAGTACACGGCCCAGATGGTGGTGGCTGGCACTGCAGGCCAG GTGTTGGTGCTGGAGCTCAGCGATGTGCCCTCGGAGCACGCGGTCAGCGTGGCCAGCGTGGACCTCCTCCAGGACCGCGAGGGCTTCACGTGGAAGGGCCACGAGAGGCTGAGTCCACGCGCGGGACTGCTGCCTTGGGCTGCTGGCTTCCAGCCCCGTGTGCTGGTGCAGTGCCTGCCGCCAGCCGCTGTCACTGCTGTCACGCTTCACACCGAGTGGGGCCTTGTGGCCTTTGGCACCAGTCATGGCTTTGGCCTCTTCGACTACCAGCGCAAGAGCCCTGTGCTGGCCAG GTGCACTCTTCACCCCAACGACTCCCTGGCCATGGAGGGGCCGCTCTCCCGGGTGAAGTCGCTCAAGAAGTCGCTGCGCCAGTCTTTCCGGCGCATCCGCAAGAGCCGTGTCTCTGGCAAGAAGCGGGCTGCTAACGCCAACAGCAAG TTGCAGGAGGCCAACGCGCAGCTGGCCGAACAAGCCTGCCCCCATGACGTGGAGATGACACCCGTACAGCGCCGCATCGAGCCCCGCTCTGCCGATGACTCCCTCTCGGGCGTAGTGCGCTGCCTCTACTTTGCTGACACGTTCCTTCGAGATG AGTTGTGCCTTGCAGCTGCCCACCACGGGCCCACCATGTGGGCAGGCACCAACTCAGGCTCCGTGTTTGCCTACGCGCTGGAGGTGCCGGTGGCAGCAGCGGCAGGCAGCGAGAAGCGGCCCGAGGGGGCGGTGGAGGCCGTGCTGGGCAAGGAGGTGCAGCTGATGCACCGGGCGCCTGTGGTGGCCATTGCCGTGCTGGACGGGCGCGGCCGCCCGCTGCCCGAGCCCTATGAAGCCTCGCGGGACTTGGCGCAGGCACCTGACATGCAGGGCGGTCACGCTGTGCTCATCGCATCTGAGGAGCAGTTCAAG GTGTTCACACTGCCCAAGGTGAGCGCCAAGACCAAGTTCAAGCTGACAGCCCATGAAGGCTGTCGAGTACGCAAGGTGGCACTGGCCACGTTTGCCAGTGTGGCCTGCGAGGACTATGCTGAGACCTGCCTGGCCTGCCTCACCAACCTGGGTGACGTTCACGTCTTCTCGGTGCCTGGCCTGCGGCCCCAAGTGCACTACTCCTGTATCCGGAAGGAGGACATCAGTGGCATCGCCTCGTGTGTCTTCACGCGCCACGGCCAGG GCTTTTACCTGATTTCCCCGTCAGAATTTGAACGCTTCTCCCTAAGTGCCCGGAACATCACAGAGCCACTCTGTTCTTTGGACATCAGCTGGCCCCGCAATGCCACCCGGGCCAG CTACAGGCTCCGAGAGTCACCCAAGCTGAGCCAGGCTAACGGGACCCCGAGCATCATCCTGGCCCCACAGAGCTGCGACGGGAGCCCAGATCCAGCCCACAGCAAGGGAACCG ACACCTCAGAGCCACTGGAGGCCGTGCTTTCACCCATGTCCGTCGACTCGGCCACCAGTGCCGACACCACGCTGGACACAACAGGGGACGTCACGGTGGAGGATGTGAAGGATTTCCTGAG CAGCTCTTCCGAGGAATCGGAGAAGAATCTGAGGAACCTGGCGGAAGACGAGGCCCGGGCCTGCGCCATCCTGATCAAATGA
- the LLGL1 gene encoding lethal(2) giant larvae protein homolog 1 isoform X2 — MMKFRFRRQGADPQREKLKQELFAFNKTVEHGFPNQPSALAFDPELRIMAIGTRSGAVKIYGAPGVEFTGLHRDAATVTQMHFLPGQGRLLTLLDDSSLHLWEIIHHNGCAHLEEALSFQLPGRPGFDGASAPPSLTRVTVVLLVAAGDMAALGTEGGSVFFLDVTTLTLLEGQTLGPDEVLRSLPDDYRCGKALGPVESLQGHLRDPTKILIGYSRGLLVIWNQAARCVDHVFLGNQQLESLCWGRDGSTVTSSHSDGSYAVWSADVGSSPALQPTVATTPYGPFPCKAINKILWRNCESGGHFIIFSGGMPRASYGDRHCVSVLRAEVLVTLDFTSRIIDFFTVHSTRPEDEFDDPQALAVLLEEELVVLDLQTPGWPAVPAPYLAPLHSSAITCSAHVANVPAKLWARIVSAGEQQSPQPASSASSWPITGGRNLAQEPSQRGLLLTGHEDGTVRFWDASGVALRPLYKLSTAGLFQTDCEHADSLAQAAEDDWPPFRKVGCFDPYSDDPRLGVQKVSLCKYTAQMVVAGTAGQVLVLELSDVPSEHAVSVASVDLLQDREGFTWKGHERLSPRAGLLPWAAGFQPRVLVQCLPPAAVTAVTLHTEWGLVAFGTSHGFGLFDYQRKSPVLARCTLHPNDSLAMEGPLSRVKSLKKSLRQSFRRIRKSRVSGKKRAANANSKLQEANAQLAEQACPHDVEMTPVQRRIEPRSADDSLSGVVRCLYFADTFLRDELCLAAAHHGPTMWAGTNSGSVFAYALEVPVAAAAGSEKRPEGAVEAVLGKEVQLMHRAPVVAIAVLDGRGRPLPEPYEASRDLAQAPDMQGGHAVLIASEEQFKVFTLPKVSAKTKFKLTAHEGCRVRKVALATFASVACEDYAETCLACLTNLGDVHVFSVPGLRPQVHYSCIRKEDISGIASCVFTRHGQGFYLISPSEFERFSLSARNITEPLCSLDISWPRNATRASYRLRESPKLSQANGTPSIILAPQSCDGSPDPAHSKGTDTSEPLEAVLSPMSVDSATSADTTLDTTGDVTVEDVKDFLSSSEESEKNLRNLAEDEARACAILIK; from the exons CTATGGTGCACCCGGGGTGGAGTTCACAGGCCTGCACCGTGACGCAGCCACTGTCACACAGATGCATTTCCTGCCCGGCCAG GGCCGCCTCCTGACCCTGCTGGATGACAGCAGCCTGCATCTCTGGGAGATCATCCACCATAACGGCTGCGCCCACCTGGAGGAAGCACTCAGTTTCCAGCTGCCCGGCCGGCCTGGCTTTGACGGTGCCAG TGCCCCGCCTAGCCTCACGCGCGTCACTGTGGTCCTGCTGGTGGCTGCTGGTGACATGGCAGCCCTGGGCACTGAGGGAGGCAGTGTCTTCTTCCTGGACGTTACCACCCTGACGCTGCTTGAGGGGCAGACCCTCGGTCCAGACGAGGTTCTGCGCAG CTTGCCAGACGACTACCGGTGTGGAAAGGCGCTGGGCCCCGTGGAGTCACTCCAGGGACACCTGCGGGACCCCACCAAGATTCTCATTGGCTACAGCCGGGGCCTGCTGGTCATCTGGAACCAGGCTGCGCGGTGTGTAGACCATGTCTTCCTAGGGAACCAG CAGCTGGAGAGCCTGTGTTGGGGCCGCGATGGCAGTACTGTCACCAGTTCGCACAGTGATGGCAGCTATGCTGTCTGGTCTGCAGACGTTGGCAGCTCCCCGGCACTGCAGCCCACGGTAGCCACCACCCCCTACG GCCCCTTTCCCTGCAAGGCCATCAACAAGATTCTGTGGCGGAACTGTGAATCCGG GGGCCACTTTATCATCTTCAGTGGTGGCATGCCCCGTGCCAGCTATGGTGACCGCCACTGTGTGAGTGTGCTGCGAGCCGAGGTGCTGGTGACGCTCGATTTCACTTCCCGCATCATCGACTTCTTCACAGTGCACAGCACGCGGCCTGAGGATG AATTCGATGATCCCCAGGCCTTGGCTGTGCTGCTTGAAGAGGAACTGGTGGTGCTTGACCTTCAGACGCCCGGCTGGCCGGCTGTGCCTGCCCCGTACCTGGCCCCGCTGCACTCGTCTGCTATCACCTGCTCGGCCCATGTTGCCAACGTCCCTGCCAAGCTGTGGGCCCGCATTGTGAGCGCCGGCGAGCAGCAGAGCCCCCAGCCTGCCTCCAGTGCCTCG AGTTGGCCCATCACTGGGGGCCGGAACCTGGCTCAGGAGCCATCACAGCGAGGGCTGCTGCTGACTGG ccaTGAGGACGGTACTGTGCGGTTCTGGGACGCCTCAGGCGTGGCACTGCGGCCACTCTACAAGCTGAGCACGGCTGGCCTCTTCCAGACTGACTGTGAGCATGCTGACAGCCTGGCCCAGGCTGCCGAGGATGACTGGCCGCCCTTCCGCAAG GTGGGTTGTTTTGACCCCTACAGTGATGATCCCCGGCTCGGTGTGCAGAAGGTCTCGCTCTGCAAGTACACGGCCCAGATGGTGGTGGCTGGCACTGCAGGCCAG GTGTTGGTGCTGGAGCTCAGCGATGTGCCCTCGGAGCACGCGGTCAGCGTGGCCAGCGTGGACCTCCTCCAGGACCGCGAGGGCTTCACGTGGAAGGGCCACGAGAGGCTGAGTCCACGCGCGGGACTGCTGCCTTGGGCTGCTGGCTTCCAGCCCCGTGTGCTGGTGCAGTGCCTGCCGCCAGCCGCTGTCACTGCTGTCACGCTTCACACCGAGTGGGGCCTTGTGGCCTTTGGCACCAGTCATGGCTTTGGCCTCTTCGACTACCAGCGCAAGAGCCCTGTGCTGGCCAG GTGCACTCTTCACCCCAACGACTCCCTGGCCATGGAGGGGCCGCTCTCCCGGGTGAAGTCGCTCAAGAAGTCGCTGCGCCAGTCTTTCCGGCGCATCCGCAAGAGCCGTGTCTCTGGCAAGAAGCGGGCTGCTAACGCCAACAGCAAG TTGCAGGAGGCCAACGCGCAGCTGGCCGAACAAGCCTGCCCCCATGACGTGGAGATGACACCCGTACAGCGCCGCATCGAGCCCCGCTCTGCCGATGACTCCCTCTCGGGCGTAGTGCGCTGCCTCTACTTTGCTGACACGTTCCTTCGAGATG AGTTGTGCCTTGCAGCTGCCCACCACGGGCCCACCATGTGGGCAGGCACCAACTCAGGCTCCGTGTTTGCCTACGCGCTGGAGGTGCCGGTGGCAGCAGCGGCAGGCAGCGAGAAGCGGCCCGAGGGGGCGGTGGAGGCCGTGCTGGGCAAGGAGGTGCAGCTGATGCACCGGGCGCCTGTGGTGGCCATTGCCGTGCTGGACGGGCGCGGCCGCCCGCTGCCCGAGCCCTATGAAGCCTCGCGGGACTTGGCGCAGGCACCTGACATGCAGGGCGGTCACGCTGTGCTCATCGCATCTGAGGAGCAGTTCAAG GTGTTCACACTGCCCAAGGTGAGCGCCAAGACCAAGTTCAAGCTGACAGCCCATGAAGGCTGTCGAGTACGCAAGGTGGCACTGGCCACGTTTGCCAGTGTGGCCTGCGAGGACTATGCTGAGACCTGCCTGGCCTGCCTCACCAACCTGGGTGACGTTCACGTCTTCTCGGTGCCTGGCCTGCGGCCCCAAGTGCACTACTCCTGTATCCGGAAGGAGGACATCAGTGGCATCGCCTCGTGTGTCTTCACGCGCCACGGCCAGG GCTTTTACCTGATTTCCCCGTCAGAATTTGAACGCTTCTCCCTAAGTGCCCGGAACATCACAGAGCCACTCTGTTCTTTGGACATCAGCTGGCCCCGCAATGCCACCCGGGCCAG CTACAGGCTCCGAGAGTCACCCAAGCTGAGCCAGGCTAACGGGACCCCGAGCATCATCCTGGCCCCACAGAGCTGCGACGGGAGCCCAGATCCAGCCCACAGCAAGGGAACCG ACACCTCAGAGCCACTGGAGGCCGTGCTTTCACCCATGTCCGTCGACTCGGCCACCAGTGCCGACACCACGCTGGACACAACAGGGGACGTCACGGTGGAGGATGTGAAGGATTTCCTGAG CTCTTCCGAGGAATCGGAGAAGAATCTGAGGAACCTGGCGGAAGACGAGGCCCGGGCCTGCGCCATCCTGATCAAATGA